From Halorientalis litorea:
TCGTCGAGACCGGTCAGCGACGAGACCAACAGGAGGACTGCCCCGTCCGGCGCGAGGACGCGACCCACGTCGTCGAGGAACGGCGTCACGACCGCCCGCCCGGATTCGCCGCCGGACAGTGCTTTTGCCATCCAGTCGTCGCCCGTCTCCTCCGGCGGTGTCGGGAGGTACGGGGGGTTGAACAGCACGAAATCGAACGTTCCGGCCCGGAACGGTGCGGTGAGGTTCCCCCGGACCACCGGAATCCCACGCTCGCGCGCGGCCCGGCAGGCGTGGGGGTTCACGTCGGACCCGACGACGCGGGCACCGGCGTCGCGTGCGACTTCCGCGACGAACCCCGACCCCGTCCCCACGTCCAACACCCGGTCCCCGGTAGTGACCGCGTCACGAGTCGCCTCGGCGAGCAGACGGGTATCCTCCGCCGGCCCGTACACGTCGTCGTCCATGCCACGTCGCTCCGCGAGGTCGGTCATCCGTCCGCGTCCCCCTCGGTCTCTGTCCCCGCTGGCCCGTTGGGGTCGCCACCCCGGTCGGGTCCGCCGTGGCCGTCGGCCGACATCGACGCGCGGTCCCCTTCGCCGGACGCGTCGCCGGTGAGGCGAAGCCCCGTCGCCTCCTCACGCCCCATGAGTTCACGCTGTGGGAAGGGTATCTTGATGTCCTCGGCGGCGAACGCCGCCTTAATCTCGCGGATGACGGCGGTCTGGGTCTGCCACATCTGCGGCGCGCTCGGGTCCGATATCCAGAACCGACATTCGAGGACGACGGCCGAGTCGCCGAACCGCTTGCCCACGACTGTCGGCGACGGTTCCGAGAGGAGCGGTGCCACGTCGCAGTCTGCGACGGCCTGCTCTGCGGTTTCGGCGGCGTGGCCCACGTCGGCGTCGTAGTCGACACCGATGTCGACCGAAACGCGGAGGCGACCCGACTGTGACCGATTGACCACCTCGGACTGGGTGACCTCGTCGTTCGGAATCAGAACGTGTTCGTCGTCGTACGTCCGCAGTTGCGTGTTGAACAGCGTGATGTCGGTCACGACGCCCTCTTGGTCGCCGATGACGACCCAGTCACCGACCTCGAACTGCCGGGCGAAGATGAGAACGAACCCCGCGAGTATCCCACCGAGCGTCTGTCGGGCGGCCAACCCGACGACCAGACCGATGGCACCCGCTCCGACGAGGAGGTCACCGGGGTTGACACCGGCCAGCGAGAGGACGAACGCGAACGCGAAGACGTAGACCGCTATCTGGATGAAGTGGTGGAGTATCTCCCGGCGATGAGCCGTGATAACGTCGCCGCCGCGCTGGTCCAGCAGGCCCTTGCTCACACGCGTCAGCGTGTAGGCGACGATGAGCGTCAACAGACCCACCAGCGCGAGAACGCCCTGCCGCGGCCCGAACCGGATGACTTCGAGGCTACTGGCAACCTCGTCCGCCGCACGCCACACGACGACGAGGAACCACCCCGTGACGCTGGCGGCGATACTGAACGCGACGGCCTGGACTGCCTCTACGTCGTCCGTCGAGAGCCACGCTTCGAGAACCTCGTCCAGCCGCCAGATGGCGGCGGCGGCGAGTGCCAGCAACGCGAGTACGACGCCACTCGCGGGGAAGCGGCTCTCCGGGGTTCCGAATGACGCCTGCACGCCCGTCGCGAGGTCCGGTGTCACGGCTCACCCACGCCCCACGCGAGTCGTGCGAGCGACGCGAACTCGGCGGGCGTGACGTTCCCGGCGCGTTTGCCCATCAGGTCGTCGTCGGCGGCGTCGACAACCGCGTCGGGGTCGCCCAACCCCGAGATGTGGGCCGT
This genomic window contains:
- a CDS encoding HemK2/MTQ2 family protein methyltransferase: MTDLAERRGMDDDVYGPAEDTRLLAEATRDAVTTGDRVLDVGTGSGFVAEVARDAGARVVGSDVNPHACRAARERGIPVVRGNLTAPFRAGTFDFVLFNPPYLPTPPEETGDDWMAKALSGGESGRAVVTPFLDDVGRVLAPDGAVLLLVSSLTGLDEVRDTANENGLVAEEVASEKYPFERLVALRLITTNHQTD
- a CDS encoding mechanosensitive ion channel family protein yields the protein MTPDLATGVQASFGTPESRFPASGVVLALLALAAAAIWRLDEVLEAWLSTDDVEAVQAVAFSIAASVTGWFLVVVWRAADEVASSLEVIRFGPRQGVLALVGLLTLIVAYTLTRVSKGLLDQRGGDVITAHRREILHHFIQIAVYVFAFAFVLSLAGVNPGDLLVGAGAIGLVVGLAARQTLGGILAGFVLIFARQFEVGDWVVIGDQEGVVTDITLFNTQLRTYDDEHVLIPNDEVTQSEVVNRSQSGRLRVSVDIGVDYDADVGHAAETAEQAVADCDVAPLLSEPSPTVVGKRFGDSAVVLECRFWISDPSAPQMWQTQTAVIREIKAAFAAEDIKIPFPQRELMGREEATGLRLTGDASGEGDRASMSADGHGGPDRGGDPNGPAGTETEGDADG